A window from Podospora bellae-mahoneyi strain CBS 112042 chromosome 1 map unlocalized CBS112042p_1, whole genome shotgun sequence encodes these proteins:
- the MAN9 gene encoding Beta-mannosidase B (CAZy:GH2; COG:G; EggNog:ENOG503NYVS), giving the protein MAPAAAIVVPVDKNWEFKQLDKEDAEFLPVSQFPTNVHLDLIHHKIIPDPFIGKNELDVQWVGEAQWVYKTTFKGQPVPEGAKAVLAFDGLDTFATVKVNGTTILETDNMFTPERVEVTGLLKEENELVISFDSAYLRGWKLVEKYPEHKWGVWNGDNSRLAVRKAQYHWGWDWGPALLTCGPWRPINLEIYETRLADLSFDSTISENLKSAGIKATAEVEGPGGKVKFELSLDGEQVGSQTADANGSGSVTVSFHLDNPSLWYPFRYGEQPLYTLTATILSGDNEISSISKRIGLRRAELVQQPLLDQPGTSFFFRVNNIPIYCGGSDWIPADNFIPRITAQKYYEWISLIRDGNQFMVRVWGGGIYEEQAFYDACDELGVLVWQDFMFGCGNYPAWPELRKSIDREARENVKLLRHHPSIVIWAGNNEDYQYQESAGLTYDFENKDAESWLQTDFPARYIYEKILSDACAELIPSTFYHPGSPWGAGRDTHDATVGDIHQWNVWHGTQEKWQDFDKLSGRFVSEFGMQAFPDVKTIDAYLPLGKDDPDRYPQSSTVDFHNKADGHERRIALYLVENMRYAPDPLEQFVYSTQLMQAECLASAYRLWKRQWKGPGREYNAGALVWQINDCWPVTSWSIVDFYLRPKHAFYTVKREMAPVSAGITRKIHKHPRDKYTRVYIDTETKIEVWASNLTLEDLTVDVVLKAWDVTTGELTLEKKIAEGLVLPENRSTEVGALDVPVGEKGKGEENRIVVTAYIVQNGKQIARYVNWPEPLKYVHLQKPKELKVVLNDDATAVDISAEVPVKGVALECEDDAVKFDDNLVDIVPGEVVSIAVKGATKETKISTRYLGMI; this is encoded by the exons ATGGCTCCCGCCGCCGCTATCGTGGTCCCCGTCGACAAGAACTGGGAGTTCAAGCAGCTCGACAAGGAAGACGCCGAGTTCCTCCCCGTTTCCCAGTTCCCGACCAACGTCCACCTCGACCTCATTCACCACAAAATCATCCCCGACCCCTTCATTGGCAAGAACGAGCTCGATGTGCAGTGGGTGGGCGAGGCGCAATGGGTCTACAAGACTACGTTCAAGGGACAGCCCGTCCCAGAGGGGGCCAAGGCTGTGTTGGCCTTCGACGGGTTGGACACCTTTGCGACTGTAAAGGTGAACGGGACCACGATCTTGGAGACAGATAATATGTTCACTCctgagagggtggaggtgacagggctgttgaaggaggagaacgAGCTTGTTATCAGCTTTGACAGTGCCTATCTCAGGGGCTGGAAGCTGGTTGAGAAGTATCCTGAGCACAAGTGGGGTGTGTGGAATGGTGATAATTCGAGATTGGCTGTGAGGAAGGCGCAGTATCACTGG GGATGGGACTGGGGCCCGGCACTCCTGACTTGCGGACCATGGCGGCCAATCAACCTCGAAATCTACGAAACGAGACTTGCAGACCTCAGCTTTGACAGCACCATCTCCGAGAATCTTAAGTCAGCCGGCATCAAGGCCACAGCTGAAGTTGAGGGGCCAGGTGGAAAGGTCAAATTTGAGCTCTCGCTCGATGGTGAACAAGTGGGATCCCAAACCGCAGACGCCAATGGCTCCGGCAGCGTCACAGTTTCCTTCCATCTCGACAATCCTTCGCTTTGGTATCCCTTCCGCTATGGAGAACAGCCCCTTTACACACTCACGGCCACTATCCTGAGTGGCGATAATGAGATTTCCAGCATCAGCAAACGGATCGGTCTTCGCCGGGCCGAGCTCGTTCAGCAACCACTCCTTGACCAGCCCGgaacctccttcttcttccgcgTCAACAACATTCCCATCTACTGCGGTGGCTCTGACTGGATCCCGGCCGACAACTTCATCCCCCGTATCACAGCCCAAAAATACTACGAATGGATTTCTCTTATCCGTGATGGCAACCAGTTCATGGTCCGTGTTTGGGGCGGCGGCATCTACGAGGAACAGGCTTTCTATGATGCATGCGACGAGCTCGGCGTTCTCGTGTGGCAAGACTTCATGTTCGGCTGTGGCAACTACCCTGCCTGGCCTGAGCTGAGGAAGTCTATTGACCGGGAGGCCCGTGAGAACGTCAAGCTCCTCAGACACCACCCTTCTATCGTCATCTGGGCTGGCAACAATGAGGACTACCAGTACCAGGAGTCTGCTGGGTTGACCTACGATTTTGAGAACAAGGACGCCGAATCTTGGCTTCAGACCGACTTCCCAGCGAGATACATCTATGAGAAGATTCTCAGTGATGCCTGCGCGGAACTCATTCCAAGTACTTTCTACCATCCTGGCAGTCCGTGGGGTGCGGGAAGGGATACACACGATGCCACGGTGGGCGATATCCACCAGTGGAACGTCTGGCATGGTACCCAGGAGAAGTGGCAGGATTTTGACAAGCTCTCTGGAAGATTCGTCAGCGAGTTTGGCATGCAGGCTTTCCCCGACGTCAAGACCATCGACGCGTATCTGCCTCTCGGCAAAGACGACCCGGACCGATACCCCCAGTCTTCCACTGTCGACTTCCACAACAAGGCCGACGGTCACGAGAGGAGAATCGCTCTGTATCTGGTGGAGAACATGAGATATGCCCCTGACCCCTTGGAACAGTTTGTCTACTCTACCCAGTTGATGCAGGCAGAGTGTCTTGCCAGCGCGTACAGACTCTGGAAGAGGCAGTGGAAGGGTCCAGGGAGGGAGTACAACGCGGGTGCTTTGGTGTGGCAGATCAATGACTGCTGGCCGGTGACGAGTTGGTCGATTGTGGACTTTTATCTCCGGCCAAAACACGCTTTTTACACGGTCAAGCGGGAGATGGCGCCCGTTTCGGCGGGGATCACGCGCAAGATTCACAAGCACCCCAGGGATAAGTACACGCGGGTGTATATCGACACTGAGACGAAGATTGAAGTCTGGGCGAGCAACCTTACCCTTGAGGATTTGACTGTTGATGTGGTGCTCAAGGCTTGGGATGTTACTACTGGGGAGTTGACGCTTGAAAAGAAGATTGCCGAGGGGTTGGTCCTGCCAGAGAATAGATCGACGGAAGTGGGCGCGTTGGATGTTCCTGTGGGggaaaagggcaagggagAGGAGAACAGGATTGTCGTGACGGCGTATATTGTTCAGAATGGCAAGCAAATCGCGCGGTATGTCAACTGGCCGGAGCCGCTCAAGTATGTGCACCTCCAGAAGCCgaaggagctcaaggtgGTGCTCAATGATGATGCCACGGCTGTGGACATCAGCGCTGAGGTCCCCGTCAAGGGTGTCGCGCTGGAGTGCGAGGATGATGCGGTCAAGTTTGATGATAATTTGGTGGATATTGTtcctggggaggtggtttctATTGCTGTCAAGGGGGCGACGAAGGAGACCAAGATTTCGACGAGGTATTTGGGCATGATCTAG
- the XYL2_2 gene encoding Endo-1,4-beta-xylanase 2 (EggNog:ENOG503NU8H; COG:Q) has product MSSNLSFVLNKPNDVSFEERPIPKLKSPHDVLVAINYTGICGSDVHYWVHGAIGHFVVKDPMVLGHESAGTVVEVGSGVTDLKKGDRVALEPGYPCRRCPDCLGGSYNLCHEMVFAATPPYDGTLTGFWSAPHDFCYKLPDNVSLQEGALIEPLAVAVHIVKQARVQPGNSVVVMGAGPVGLLCAAVAASFGATKIVQVDIVQSKLDFAKSFAATHTYLSQRVSAEENAKNLIASANLGKGADVVIDASGAEPSIQTSLHVVRMGGTYVQGGMGKSDINFPIMALCLKEVTARGSFRYGSGDYKLAIELVAAGKVDVKKLVNGVVAFKDAESAFKKVKEGEVIKILIAGPNEKVETELDTSVDPAKLEAAKGNTGCC; this is encoded by the exons ATGTCTTCC AACCTTTCTTTCGTCCTCAACAAGCCCAATGATGTCTCCTTCGAGGAGCGCCCAATCCCTAAGCTCAAGTCCCCCCACGATGTTCTCGTCGCCATCAACTACACCGGCATCTGCGGCTCTGATGTCCACTACTGGGTCCACGGCGCCATTGGCCACTTCGTCGTGAAGGACCCCATGGTCCTCGGCCACGAGTCCGCCGGTACCGTCGTTGAGGTCGGCTCCGGAGTCACAGACCTCAAGAAGGGCGACCGTGTTGCCCTCGAGCCCGGCTACccctgccgccgctgccccgACTGCCTCGGCGGCAGCTACAACCTCTGCCACGAGATGGTCTTCGCCGCCACTCCCCCCTACGACGGCACGCTAACAGGCTTCTGGTCCGCTCCCCACGACTTCTGCTATAAGCTGCCCGACAACGTGTCTCTCCAAGAGGGCGCCCTTATCGAGCCTCTCGCCGTGGCTGTTCACATCGTCAAGCAGGCCCGCGTCCAGCCTGGCAACAGCGTTGTCGTCATGGGCGCCGGCCCCGTTGGCCTCCTCTGTGCCGCCGTCGCTGCCTCCTTCGGCGCCACCAAGATCGTCCAGGTCGACATTGTCCAGTCGAAACTGGACTTTGCCAAGTCCTTCGCCGCCACCCACACCTACCTCTCCCAGCGTGTCTCCGCCGAGGAGAATGCCAAGAACCTCATCGCCTCTGCCAACCTCGGCAAGGGCGCCGACGTTGTCATTGACGCCTCCGGTGCCGAGCCTAGCATCCAGACCTCCCTCCACGTTGTCCGCATGGGTGGCACCTACGTCCAGGGCGGCATGGGCAAGTCGGACATCAACTTCCCTATCATGGCTCTCTGCCTGAAGGAGGTGACGGCCCGTGGCTCGTTCCGCTACGGCAGCGGTGATTACAAGCTTGCTATTGAGCTCGTGGCCGCTGGCAAGGTTGACGTCAAGAAGCTCGTCAATGGCGTCGTTGCGTTCAAGGATGCCGAGTCGGCGTTCAAGAAGGTTaaggagggtgaggtcaTCAAGATTCTCATTGCCGGCCCCAACGAGAAGGTGGAGACCGAGCTTGACACCTCTGTTGACCCTGCCAAGCTTGAGGCGGCCAAAGGCAACACTGGCTGCTGCTAA